A single genomic interval of Helicoverpa zea isolate HzStark_Cry1AcR chromosome 19, ilHelZeax1.1, whole genome shotgun sequence harbors:
- the LOC124639498 gene encoding uncharacterized protein LOC124639498 isoform X2: MHKIDALFDDSRSVASNQYAPVHHLERDSKVNSTHEGKVTIYEDDDGYCQSKISNANNTVQDRIERMFADMAGESKQLESIGVHLFNVHYLGSTPLHSKVTSLSGLQTPLRDLYFTYRRNYRHKNGLNGRLEISKSGLKVRYKGDKGDLEQLNPFPTIAVWSAVKFVVQPSEDDDHDLCYAFLPLITDPDNIDRQALFKTLESPDKKYILSHNENSHSPLFAVVMRKIGVAKQLECHGFVCQTTEDAIVIAATLYKSLMAHMSRQGHNDKKKLKNRNGVSCMSVGSSMSPNEIPIRPPRKKRSTSSMSGDSDRADGFSACESFSEKHKLERTKKISSESLPRPPPPPSIHPADVKRITVEEVKAKLDSIKYNDTSGSDTQGSKKSMKKPQNPSLRQIQNLKHVHSSESSVRSKVSEKIELFRELERRKNLQRPPTLPPPIPMKPPSEAPPEPPKEPLRRSQSGRKSINESGDILTKVAIPRSGSFLNAGGLTRYKSIGHRNNGKKGGGSPLGFNELFNEFKVQENLHSMDEILNAIIDAEGMSFNDLKPIYKEFLLKLAVTLTKDEIFQHSKAIMKKQKKKILRRNSMFQNKRRKILKGASGLRMVFRLPFGKNVKSKESKNPGSLDLAKDPLSESSVSTSSYDLRQFRPKEPILPPPKRQPSRQRHSKRSDKIVHVSKRTGKSRHGERTSTSEDSDFLTLSNRLGCQNRNSSSGYVSCSECESESCVDRCYCSLKGGSKSKCYCSVMPPEESAKSRLLSKSRSCKECVKECYEGDFSYCSCDSESCADSNKCYCPGPRRLQAAQSMEYLRSPVSSYCDRMQPEDKSGRTSRWGGSAGGRRRRARSSEGVALDYELLLQNKPRYRNMQRLTVRSTGAGSHEALSVKKSAEMAALFADVRLSQRTDVRAMRRAALTRNASLEDTLGYLP, translated from the exons ATGCACAAGATAGACGCCTTGTTCGACGACTCGCGCTCTGTAGCGAGCAATCAGTACGCGCCTGTGCATCATCTTGAAAGAGATTCTAAG GTAAATTCGACGCACGAAGGCAAAGTAACGATCTACGAAGATGACGACGGCTACTGTCAGAGCAAGATTAGCAATGCCAACAACACTGTGCAGGATCGCATAGAGCGCATGTTCGCGGACATGGCGGGCGAGTCCAAGCAGCTGGAGAGCATCGGCGTGCACCTGTTCAACGTGCACTACCTCGGCTCCACGCCCCTGCACAGCAAGGTCACCTCCCTCTCCGGCCTACAGACACCCCTCAGGGACCTCTACTTCACCTACAGAAGAAATTACCGCCATAAAAACGGCCTCAATGGGCGCCTAGAAATATCCAAAAGCGGACTCAAAGTCCGATATAAAGGAGACAAAGGCGATCTAGAACAACTCAACCCATTCCCCACCATAGCAGTATGGTCAGCCGTAAAGTTCGTCGTCCAACCCTCCGAGGATGATGACCACGATCTATGCTACGCCTTCCTGCCTCTTATCACCGATCCTGATAACATCGACCGACAAGCCCTTTTCAAAACTTTAGAGTCACCAGACAAAAAGTATATCCTCTCCCACAACGAAAACTCGCATTCACCCCTTTTCGCTGTAGTGATGAGGAAGATCGGCGTCGCGAAGCAACTGGAGTGTCATGGGTTTGTATGTCAGACGACAGAGGACGCTATCGTGATAGCGGCCACGTTATACAAATCGCTGATGGCGCACATGAGCCGGCAGGGTCACAATGACAAGAAGAAGCTGAAGAATCGAAACGGAGTCAGCTGTATGAGCGTTGGAAGCAGCATGTCGCCAAACGAAATACCTATCAGGCCGCCGCGCAAGAAGAGAAGCACGTCTTCCATGAGCGGCGACAGTGACCGAGCAGACGGGTTCTCTGCCTGCGAATCCTTCTCGGAGAAACACAAGTTGGAAAGGACGAAGAAGATCTCTTCAGAGAGCCTGCCGCGCCCTCCCCCACCTCCGTCGATCCATCCCGCCGATGTTAAGAGAATTACAGTTGAAGAAGTTAAAGCTAAACTGGATTCCATAAAATATAACGACACAAGTGGCAGCGATACGCAGGGCTCTAAAAAGTCCATGAAGAAACCTCAGAACCCTAGTCTCCGACAGATACAGAATCTGAAACACGTGCACAGTAGTGAATCGTCCGTTCGAAGTAAGGTTTCCGAGAAAATAGAACTGTTTAGAGAATTGGAACGAAGGAAAAATTTACAGAGACCACCGACTTTACCTCCTCCGATACCTATGAAGCCGCCTTCGGAAGCGCCGCCGGAGCCGCCCAAGGAGCCGTTGCGGAGAAGTCAGAGTGGACGCAAGTCGATCAACGAATCCGGCGACATATTGACAAAAGTGGCCATTCCTCGCTCGGGTAGCTTCCTCAACGCGGGCGGTCTGACTAGGTACAAGTCGATTGGACACAG AAATAACGGTAAAAAGGGAGGAGGTTCACCGTTAGGGTTCAATGAACTTTTTAATGAATTCAAAGTTCAGGAGAACTTGCATTCGATGGACGAGATCCTGAACGCCATAATAGACGCCGAAGGGATGTCCTTTAATGATCTGAAACCGATTTACAAAGAATTCCTACTGAAACTAGCTGTGACCTTGACGAAAGACGAAATATTTCAGCACAGCAAAGCGATCATGAAGAAACAGAAAAAGAAGATTTTAAGAAGAAATAGTATGTTTCAAAATAAGAGAAGAAAGATACTAAAAGGCGCGAGCGGATTACGAATGGTCTTCAGGTTACCATTCGGCAAAAATGTGAAGAGTAAAGAGAGCAAAAACCCTGGATCTTTAGACTTAGCTAAAGACCCCCTCTCCGAAAGTTCCGTATCTACCTCTAGTTACGATTTGCGGCAGTTTCGCCCCAAGGAGCCGATTCTACCTCCTCCAAAGCGCCAGCCTTCAAGACAACGACATTCCAAAAGATCAGACAAGATTGTCCATGTTTCAAAAAGAACTGGAAAGTCTAGACATGGGGAAAGGACGTCGACGTCAGAAGACTCAGACTTTCTTACCTTGAGTAATAGGCTAGGATGTCAGAATAGGAATAGTTCTAGCGGTTACGTGTCGTGTTCGGAATGTGAGTCGGAGAGCTGTGTAGACCGATGTTATTGTTCTCTGAAGGGAGGGAGCAAATCCAAATGTTATTGCTCCGTGATGCCACCTGAAGAGTCTGCGAAGTCCAGGCTTTTGAGCAAAAGCAGAAGCTGTAAGGAATGTGTAAA GGAATGTTACGAAGGCGACTTCAGCTACTGCTCCTGTGACTCCGAGAGCTGCGCTGACAGTAACAAGTGTTACTGCCCCGGACCACGCAGATTACAAGCAGCGCAGAGCATGGAGTATCTGCGCAGTCCAGTCAGCTCCTACTGCGATAGGATGCAGCCCGAAGACAAGAGTGGCAGAACCAG TAGATGGGGCGGCAGCGCGGGTGGGCGGCGAAGACGCGCGCGCAGCTCGGAGGGCGTGGCGCTGGACTACGAGCTGCTGCTGCAGAACAAGCCGCGCTACAGGAACATGCAGCGACTCACTG
- the LOC124639498 gene encoding uncharacterized protein LOC124639498 isoform X1: MVTCDNASAPLGGFRLGPRDDDASRRARAPSVSSLSYKHKIDALFDDSRSVASNQYAPVHHLERDSKVNSTHEGKVTIYEDDDGYCQSKISNANNTVQDRIERMFADMAGESKQLESIGVHLFNVHYLGSTPLHSKVTSLSGLQTPLRDLYFTYRRNYRHKNGLNGRLEISKSGLKVRYKGDKGDLEQLNPFPTIAVWSAVKFVVQPSEDDDHDLCYAFLPLITDPDNIDRQALFKTLESPDKKYILSHNENSHSPLFAVVMRKIGVAKQLECHGFVCQTTEDAIVIAATLYKSLMAHMSRQGHNDKKKLKNRNGVSCMSVGSSMSPNEIPIRPPRKKRSTSSMSGDSDRADGFSACESFSEKHKLERTKKISSESLPRPPPPPSIHPADVKRITVEEVKAKLDSIKYNDTSGSDTQGSKKSMKKPQNPSLRQIQNLKHVHSSESSVRSKVSEKIELFRELERRKNLQRPPTLPPPIPMKPPSEAPPEPPKEPLRRSQSGRKSINESGDILTKVAIPRSGSFLNAGGLTRYKSIGHRNNGKKGGGSPLGFNELFNEFKVQENLHSMDEILNAIIDAEGMSFNDLKPIYKEFLLKLAVTLTKDEIFQHSKAIMKKQKKKILRRNSMFQNKRRKILKGASGLRMVFRLPFGKNVKSKESKNPGSLDLAKDPLSESSVSTSSYDLRQFRPKEPILPPPKRQPSRQRHSKRSDKIVHVSKRTGKSRHGERTSTSEDSDFLTLSNRLGCQNRNSSSGYVSCSECESESCVDRCYCSLKGGSKSKCYCSVMPPEESAKSRLLSKSRSCKECVKECYEGDFSYCSCDSESCADSNKCYCPGPRRLQAAQSMEYLRSPVSSYCDRMQPEDKSGRTSRWGGSAGGRRRRARSSEGVALDYELLLQNKPRYRNMQRLTVRSTGAGSHEALSVKKSAEMAALFADVRLSQRTDVRAMRRAALTRNASLEDTLGYLP, translated from the exons ATGGTGACGTGCGACAACGCAAGCGCGCCTCTAGGCGGGTTCCGCCTGGGCCCGCGCGACGACGACGCGAGCCGACGTGCGCGCGCGCCGTCCGTCTCGTCGCTCTCCTACAAGCACAAAATAGACGCCTTGTTCGACGACTCGCGCTCTGTAGCGAGCAACCAGTACGCGCCTGTGCATCATCTTGAAAGAGATTCTAAG GTAAATTCGACGCACGAAGGCAAAGTAACGATCTACGAAGATGACGACGGCTACTGTCAGAGCAAGATTAGCAATGCCAACAACACTGTGCAGGATCGCATAGAGCGCATGTTCGCGGACATGGCGGGCGAGTCCAAGCAGCTGGAGAGCATCGGCGTGCACCTGTTCAACGTGCACTACCTCGGCTCCACGCCCCTGCACAGCAAGGTCACCTCCCTCTCCGGCCTACAGACACCCCTCAGGGACCTCTACTTCACCTACAGAAGAAATTACCGCCATAAAAACGGCCTCAATGGGCGCCTAGAAATATCCAAAAGCGGACTCAAAGTCCGATATAAAGGAGACAAAGGCGATCTAGAACAACTCAACCCATTCCCCACCATAGCAGTATGGTCAGCCGTAAAGTTCGTCGTCCAACCCTCCGAGGATGATGACCACGATCTATGCTACGCCTTCCTGCCTCTTATCACCGATCCTGATAACATCGACCGACAAGCCCTTTTCAAAACTTTAGAGTCACCAGACAAAAAGTATATCCTCTCCCACAACGAAAACTCGCATTCACCCCTTTTCGCTGTAGTGATGAGGAAGATCGGCGTCGCGAAGCAACTGGAGTGTCATGGGTTTGTATGTCAGACGACAGAGGACGCTATCGTGATAGCGGCCACGTTATACAAATCGCTGATGGCGCACATGAGCCGGCAGGGTCACAATGACAAGAAGAAGCTGAAGAATCGAAACGGAGTCAGCTGTATGAGCGTTGGAAGCAGCATGTCGCCAAACGAAATACCTATCAGGCCGCCGCGCAAGAAGAGAAGCACGTCTTCCATGAGCGGCGACAGTGACCGAGCAGACGGGTTCTCTGCCTGCGAATCCTTCTCGGAGAAACACAAGTTGGAAAGGACGAAGAAGATCTCTTCAGAGAGCCTGCCGCGCCCTCCCCCACCTCCGTCGATCCATCCCGCCGATGTTAAGAGAATTACAGTTGAAGAAGTTAAAGCTAAACTGGATTCCATAAAATATAACGACACAAGTGGCAGCGATACGCAGGGCTCTAAAAAGTCCATGAAGAAACCTCAGAACCCTAGTCTCCGACAGATACAGAATCTGAAACACGTGCACAGTAGTGAATCGTCCGTTCGAAGTAAGGTTTCCGAGAAAATAGAACTGTTTAGAGAATTGGAACGAAGGAAAAATTTACAGAGACCACCGACTTTACCTCCTCCGATACCTATGAAGCCGCCTTCGGAAGCGCCGCCGGAGCCGCCCAAGGAGCCGTTGCGGAGAAGTCAGAGTGGACGCAAGTCGATCAACGAATCCGGCGACATATTGACAAAAGTGGCCATTCCTCGCTCGGGTAGCTTCCTCAACGCGGGCGGTCTGACTAGGTACAAGTCGATTGGACACAG AAATAACGGTAAAAAGGGAGGAGGTTCACCGTTAGGGTTCAATGAACTTTTTAATGAATTCAAAGTTCAGGAGAACTTGCATTCGATGGACGAGATCCTGAACGCCATAATAGACGCCGAAGGGATGTCCTTTAATGATCTGAAACCGATTTACAAAGAATTCCTACTGAAACTAGCTGTGACCTTGACGAAAGACGAAATATTTCAGCACAGCAAAGCGATCATGAAGAAACAGAAAAAGAAGATTTTAAGAAGAAATAGTATGTTTCAAAATAAGAGAAGAAAGATACTAAAAGGCGCGAGCGGATTACGAATGGTCTTCAGGTTACCATTCGGCAAAAATGTGAAGAGTAAAGAGAGCAAAAACCCTGGATCTTTAGACTTAGCTAAAGACCCCCTCTCCGAAAGTTCCGTATCTACCTCTAGTTACGATTTGCGGCAGTTTCGCCCCAAGGAGCCGATTCTACCTCCTCCAAAGCGCCAGCCTTCAAGACAACGACATTCCAAAAGATCAGACAAGATTGTCCATGTTTCAAAAAGAACTGGAAAGTCTAGACATGGGGAAAGGACGTCGACGTCAGAAGACTCAGACTTTCTTACCTTGAGTAATAGGCTAGGATGTCAGAATAGGAATAGTTCTAGCGGTTACGTGTCGTGTTCGGAATGTGAGTCGGAGAGCTGTGTAGACCGATGTTATTGTTCTCTGAAGGGAGGGAGCAAATCCAAATGTTATTGCTCCGTGATGCCACCTGAAGAGTCTGCGAAGTCCAGGCTTTTGAGCAAAAGCAGAAGCTGTAAGGAATGTGTAAA GGAATGTTACGAAGGCGACTTCAGCTACTGCTCCTGTGACTCCGAGAGCTGCGCTGACAGTAACAAGTGTTACTGCCCCGGACCACGCAGATTACAAGCAGCGCAGAGCATGGAGTATCTGCGCAGTCCAGTCAGCTCCTACTGCGATAGGATGCAGCCCGAAGACAAGAGTGGCAGAACCAG TAGATGGGGCGGCAGCGCGGGTGGGCGGCGAAGACGCGCGCGCAGCTCGGAGGGCGTGGCGCTGGACTACGAGCTGCTGCTGCAGAACAAGCCGCGCTACAGGAACATGCAGCGACTCACTG